One region of Takifugu flavidus isolate HTHZ2018 chromosome 14, ASM371156v2, whole genome shotgun sequence genomic DNA includes:
- the pygma gene encoding glycogen phosphorylase, muscle form, whose product MSKPLSDHDRKKQISVRGLAGVENVADLKQNFNRHLHFTLVKDRNVATRRDYYFALAHTVRDHLMGRWIRTQQHYYEKDPKRVYYISLEFYMGRALQNTMVNLALENACDEAMYQMGLDMEELEDMEEDAGLGNGGLGRLAACFLDSMASLGLAGYGYGIRYEFGIFNQKIVNGWQVEEADDWLRFGNPWEKARPEYMRPVHFYGKTEHHPDGVKWVDTQVVLALPYDTPIPGYRNNIVNTMRLWSAKAPCEFNLKDFNVGGYIQAVLDRNLAENISRVLYPNDNFFEGKELRLKQEYFVVSATLQDIIRRFKVSKFGSREIARTDFSKLPEKVAIQLNDTHPAMAIPELMRVLVDEEKLGWETAWDICVRTCAYTNHTVLPEALERWPVDLFAHLLPRHLEIVYEINRRHLERVAAKFPGDQDRLRRMSLIEEGGQKRINMAHLCIVGSHAVNGVAQIHSDILKATVFKDFYEMEPHKFQNKTNGITPRRWLVMCNPGLAEVIAERIGEDFIRDLDQLRSLCKYVNDEAFIRDVAKVKQENKMKLAVHLEDHYKVKINPNSMFDIQVKRIHEYKRQLLNCLHIITYYNRIKKEPNKQWTPRTIMIGGKAAPGYHTAKMIIRLITAIGEVVNNDPVVGDRLKVIFLENYRVTLAEKVIPAADLSEQISTAGTEASGTGNMKFMLNGALTIGTMDGANVEMAEEAGEGNLFIFGMRVDDVEALDKKGYHAEEYYNRLPELKQAIDQISGGFFSPKQPDLFKEIVNMLMHHDRFKVFADYEAYIKCQEDVNALYKNPKEWTKKVIYNIAGCGKFSSDRTIAQYAREIWGMEPTLEKLPSPDDIKV is encoded by the exons ATGTCTAAGCCCTTGTCAGACCACGACAGAAAGAAGCAGATCTCCGTGCGCGGCCTCGCCGGCGTGGAAAACGTCGCGGACCTGAAGCAGAATTTCAACAGACACCTCCACTTCACGCTGGTCAAGGACAGAAATGTGGCGACCCGAAGGGATTACTACTTTGCTCTCGCCCACACGGTGCGGGACCACTTGATGGGCAGGTGGATCAGAACCCAGCAGCACTACTATGAGAAGGATCCCAAA CGTGTGTACTACATCTCCCTGGAGTTCTACATGGGTCGCGCCCTCCAGAACACCATGGTGAACCTGGCCCTGGAGAACGCCTGTGACGAGGCCATGTACCAG atgGGTCTGGACATGGAGGAactggaggacatggaggaagATGCCGGTTTGGGAAACGGTGGTCTGGGCCGCCTTGCTG CCTGTTTCCTGGACTCCATGGCTTCGCTGGGTCTGGCTGGCTACGGTTACGGCATTCGCTATGAATTTGGTATCTTCAATCAGAAAATCGTCAATGGCTGGCAG GTTGAGGAGGCCGATGATTGGCTGCGCTTCGGTAACCCCTGGGAGAAGGCTCGCCCGGAGTACATGCGCCCCGTACACTTTTACGGCAAGACCGAGCATCATCCGGACGGCGTCAAATGGGTCGACACTCAG GTGGTGTTGGCTCTGCCGTACGACACCCCGATTCCAGGCTACAGGAACAACATCGTCAACACCATGAGGCTGTGGTCTGCAAAGGCTCCCTGCGAGTTCAACCTGAAAGACT TCAACGTTGGCGGCTACATCCAGGCCGTGTTGGACAGGAACCTGGCCGAGAACATCTCCCGCGTGCTGTATCCCAATGACAAC TTCTTTGAAGGAAAGGAGCTCCGTCTGAAGCAGGAGTACTTTGTAGTTTCTGCCACCCTGCAAGACATCATCCGCCGTTTCAAGGTCTCCAAGTTTGGCTCCAGGGAAATTGCTCGCACGGATTTCAGCAAACTGCCTGAAAAG GTTGCCATCCAGCTGAACGACACCCACCCGGCCATGGCAATCCCTGAGCTGATGAGGGTCCTGGTGGATGAGGAGAAACTCGGCTGGGAAACG GCCTGGGACATCTGCGTGCGCACGTGCGCCTACACCAACCACACGGTGCTTCCTGAGGCTCTGGAGAGATGGCCGGTCGACCTGTTTGCTCATCTGCTTCCTCGTCACTTGGAAATTGTCTACGAGATCAATCGTCGCCATCTAGAG AGAGTTGCTGCTAAGTTTCCTGGCGATCAGGACCGTCTGCGTCGTATGTCTCTCATTGAGGAGGGCGGGCAGAAGAGGATCAACATGGCCCACTTGTGCATCGTGGGCTCCCACGCCGTCAACGGCGTGGCCCAGATTCACTCAGACATCCTCAAAGCAACTGT CTTCAAGGATTTCTATGAAATGGAGCCGCACAAGTTCCAGAACAAGACCAATGGCATCACTCCCCGCCGCTGGCTGGTGATGTGCAACCCCGGGCTGGCAGAGGTCATCGCTGAG AGGATTGGTGAGGACTTCATCCGCGACCTGGACCAGCTGCGAAGCCTCTGCAAATACGTCAACGACGAGGCGTTCATCCGCGATGTCGCCAAAGTCAAGCAG GAAAACAAGATGAAGCTCGCCGTGCATCTGGAGGATCACTACAAGGTGAAGATCAACCCCAACTCCATGTTTGACATCCAGGTCAAAAGGATCCACGAGTACAAGCGCCAGCTGCTCAACTGTCTGCACATCATCACCTACTACAACC GCATCAAGAAGGAGCCGAACAAGCAGTGGACCCCAAGAACGATCATGATTGGAGGAAAG GCTGCTCCTGGGTACCACACAGCCAAGATGATCATCCGCCTGATCACAGCCATCGGCGAGGTGGTCAACAACGATCCCGTGGTTGGCGACCGCCTGAAAGTCATCTTTTTGGAGAATTACAGGGTCACACTGGCAGAGAAAG TCATCCCAGCGGCCGACCTGTCGGAGCAGATCTCCACAGCCGGCACTGAAGCCTCTGGAACCGGCAACATGAAGTTCATGCTGAACGGCGCCCTCACCATCGGTACCATGGACGGGGCCAACGTGGAGATGGCCGAGGAAGCCGGGGAGGGAAACCTCTTCATCTTCGGTATGAGGGTGGACGATGTGGAGGCCCTCGACAAGAAAGG ATACCACGCTGAGGAATATTACAACCGACTGCCTGAGCTGAAACAGGCCATCGACCAGATTTCTGGAGGCTTCTTTAGCCCAAAGCAGCCTGATCTGTTCAAAGAGATCGTCAACATGCTGATGCATCACGACAG ATTCAAGGTCTTTGCTGACTACGAAGCATACATTAAATGCCAGGAGGATGTCAACGCTCTTTACAAG AACCCCAAAGAATGGACCAAGAAGGTGATTTACAACATTGCCGGCTGTGGTAAGTTCTCCAGCGATCGCACCATCGCCCAGTACGCCCGTGAGATCTGGGGCATGGAGCCCACGCTGGAAAAACTCCCCAGTCCAGATGACATAAAAGTTTAA
- the slc22a6l gene encoding solute carrier family 22 member 6 translates to MAFGDLLDMVGGTGRFQIVHVTLLCVPVLMMASHNLLQNFVASVPPHHCSPHANVSALPLSAEEKLLVTAPLDLAGKPLRCQRYSAPRWRLLAANGSSAAEEDDYANPEEIHDDLEGCEDGWSYAMRERTSSIISDWDLVCDLRSLKQMGQTVYMGGVLVGAVIFGVLSDRYGRRILLIFSYLLMAVSGTCTAFSSSFSLFCLFRFGCGMALSGQSLNSFSLIVEWIPTRVRTVVGTITGYAYTFGQLILAAVAYFIRDWRWLTLAVSLPYYIFFLYAWWFHESSRWLFLNNKSEHGIKNLQSVAKINGRPKESEKLDVKMVQESMKKELVGSQDSYSFLDLFRTPTMRLTTISLSAVWFSTSFAYYGLSMDLQKFGVDIYLIQVIFGAVDIPAKVVVTVGMSLLGRRPSQCGALIIAGVTILANLLVPHDQQTVRTGLAVLGKGCLAASFNCCYLYSGELYPTVIRQNGMGFVSMTARIGSMVAPMVLLAGDYIPWVPGLIYGGAPILSGVVGIFLPETLGSPLPDTIQDVEDRGSGRRPKKETKDANSQDNEANLMKQVV, encoded by the exons ATGGCGTTCGGTGACCTGCTGGACATGGTGGGGGGCACGGGACGTTTCCAGATCGTGCACGTGACCCTGCTCTGCGTCCCCGTGTTGATGATGGCCAGCCACAACCTGCTGCAGAACTTCGTGGCCTCTGTGCCTCCCCACCACTGCAGCCCCCACGCCAACGTGTCTGCGCTGCCCCTGAGCGCCGAGGAGAAGCTGCTCGTCACGGCGCCGCTGGACCTCGCCGGGAAGCCGCTGAGGTGCCAGCGCTACAGCGCGCCGCGGTGGCGCCTCCTGGCTGCCAATGGCAGCTCTGCGGCGGAGGAGGACGACTACGCCAACCCAGAGGAGATCCACGACGACCTGGAGGGATGCGAGGACGGATGGTCGTACGCCATGAGGGAGAGGACCTCCAGCATCATCTCTGAC TGGGACCTGGTGTGTGACCTGCGCTCGCTGAAGCAAATGGGGCAGACCGTCTACATGGGAGGCGTGCTGGTTGGAGCTGTGATCTTCGGAGTGCTCTCCGATAG ATATGGCCGCCGCATCCTGCTGATCTTCTCCTACCTGCTAATGGCCGTGTCGGGAACGTGCACCGCCTTCTcgtcctccttttccctcttctgcCTGTTCCGCTTCGGCTGCGGCATGGCTCTGTCGGGCCAGTCCCTCAACAGCTTCTCGCTCA TCGTGGAGTGGATCCCAACTCGCGTGCGGACGGTGGTGGGGACGATAACGGGTTACGCCTACACCTTTGGGCAGCTGATCCTGGCCGCTGTTGCCTACTTCATCCGGGACTGGAGGTGGCTGACCCTGGCCGTGTCCCTGCCCTACTACATCTTCTTCCTTTACGCCTG GTGGTTCCATGAATCCTCCAGGTGGTTGTTCCTCAACAACAAGAGCGAGCACGGCATCAAGAACCTGCAGAGTGTGGCCAAAATCAACGGGCGGCCCAAAGAAAGCGAAAAACTGGACGTTAAA ATGGTGCAAGAATCCATGAAAAAGGAGCTGGTTGGTTCCCAGGATTCCTACTCCTTCCTGGACCTTTTCCGCACACCCACCATGAGGCTGACGACCATCTCCCTCAGCGCCGTCTG GTTCTCGACCAGCTTCGCCTACTACGGCCTGTCCATGGACCTGCAGAAGTTCGGGGTGGACATCTACCTAATCCAGGTGATCTTCGGCGCGGTTGACATCCCCGCCAAGGTCGTCGTAACCGTGGGCATGAGCCTGCTGGGGCGGCGCCCGTCACAGTGCGGCGCCCTCATCATCGCCGGGGTCACGATCCTGGCGAACCTGCTGGTGCCTCACG ATCAACAGACGGTGCGCACCGGTCTGGCCGTGCTGGGTAAAGGTTGCCTGGCGGCCTCCTTCAACTGCTGCTACCTTTACTCTGGAGAACTCTACCCAACCGTCATCCG CCAGAACGGCATGGGCTTCGTGTCCATGACTGCTCGCATAGGCTCCATGGTGGCCCCCATGGTGCTCCTAGCAGGGGACTACATCCCGTGGGTACCGGGCTTGATCTATGGGGGCGCTCCGATTCTCAGTGGGGTGGTTGGAATATTCCTTCCGGAGACCCTCGGCTCTCCCCTCCCTGATACCATACAAGACGTAGAAGACAG GGGATCTGGGAGAAGACccaaaaaggaaacaaaggatGCAAACTCGCAAGACAATGAGGCAAATCTAATGAAACAGGTTGTCTga